In one Hypanus sabinus isolate sHypSab1 chromosome 11, sHypSab1.hap1, whole genome shotgun sequence genomic region, the following are encoded:
- the ptger4c gene encoding prostaglandin E receptor 4 (subtype EP4) c produces the protein MLPESLNLSSWEEVNGTSANDSAVSLNIRSSQVITPASMFAVGVVGNLIAIVVLCVSKKEQKETTFYTLVCGLAVTDLLGTCCTSPLVIVTYLTQQWPGGQPLCHFFSFSMLFFGSAGMTILCTMSIERYLAINHAFFYSQYIDKGLARIALMGAYLLNLVLCILPFFGLGRNARHFPGTWCFLDWRANSTVCATYTYMYGGFSAFLILVTVLCNLSVCATLISMRKKSVGTATGSSRGRRFPNLAASAAEMQMFWLLVFMTIVFLVCSIPLVIRIFINQLYGPAQILAGEQLDYRGDLLAIRFASINPILDPWVYILCRKKLLTLGCEHLKRTVGAAKDGQARRVGWISSQQSPLSYASSYASLQAKDKPEPQHRDAGERSGAVTQSFTDFTRQQMWQAGPHPFSIPHDKQVCPTKSHFETCPQTKAILRTALQESMVPDVGAQNNVILSEEGRTFDILNCSFSTPSSCTSEKTI, from the exons ATGCTGCCCGAGTCTCTCAACCTTTCGAGCTGGGAAGAAGTTAACGGCACCTCGGCGAATGACTCTGCTGTGTCTCTGAACATCAGGTCCAGCCAGGTGATCACCCCGGCCAGCATGTTCGCCGTCGGGGTGGTGGGTAACCTCATCGCCATCGTGGTGCTGTGCGTCTCCAAGAAGGAACAGAAGGAAACCACCTTCTACACCCTCGTGTGCGGACTGGCCGTCACCGACCTGCTGGGCACCTGCTGCACCAGCCCGCTGGTGATCGTCACCTACTTGACCCAGCAGTGGCCCGGAGGACAACCGCTCTGTCacttcttctccttctccatgCTCTTCTTCGGCTCGGCCGGCATGACAATCCTGTGCACCATGTCCATCGAACGCTACCTGGCCATCAACCACGCCTTCTTCTACAGCCAGTACATCGACAAGGGGCTGGCCAGGATAGCCCTGATGGGCGCCTACCTGCTCAACCTAGTCTTATGCATCCTGCCCTTCTTCGGTCTGGGGAGGAACGCCAGGCATTTCCCCGGCACCTGGTGCTTCCTGGATTGGCGAGCCAACAGCACGGTGTGCGCCACCTACACCTACATGTACGGGGGCTTCAGCGCTTTCCTGATCCTGGTCACAGTTCTGTGCAACCTGAGCGTCTGCGCCACCCTCATCAGCATGAGGAAGAAGTCCGTGGGGACGGCCACGGGAAGTTCCAGGGGTCGGCGCTTCCCCAACCTCGCCGCGTCCGCCGCCGAGATGCAGATGTTCTGGCTGCTGGTTTTCATGACCATCGTCTTCCTGGTCTGTTCCATCCCTCTGGTG ATACGCATTTTCATTAATCAGCTGTATGGcccagctcagatcctggcgggGGAGCAACTGGATTACCGAGGTGACCTTCTAGCCATCCGTTTTGCCTCCATCAATCCGATCCTGGATCCCTGGGTGTACATCCTTTGCCGGAAAAAGCTCCTTACCCTGGGATGCGAGCACCTGAAGCGAACAGTAGGCGCTGCAAAAGATGGTCAAGCCCGCAGGGTAGGGTGGATAAGCAGCCAGCAGTCACCACTGTCATATGCCAGTAGCTATGCCTCACTACAAGCAAAAGACAAACCTGAGCCACAACACAGGGATGCCGGCGAGAGGTCTGGTGCCGTGACACAATCTTTCACAGACTTCACAAGGCAGCAGATGTGGCAGGCTGGGCCTCACCCTTTTAGCATCCCTCATGACAAGCAGGTCTGCCCCACCAAGTCACACTTTGAGACCTGTCCACAGACCAAAGCCATCCTACGCACAGCTCTGCAGGAATCTATGGTGCCAGATGTCGGAGCACAAAACAACGTTATTCTAAGTGAGGAGGGGAGAACATTTGACATTTTGAATTGCAGTTTCAGTACGCCTTCATCatgcacatcagaaaaaactATTTAA